Within Runella rosea, the genomic segment CAAAGGATTTGGTAGTTATTCCCTTCATCCTATCGTCCGTGCCTTTACGCCACGTCATTGAGGGCGTTTGCCACCTTTATTTTCAGGCTTCATTGGGTTGTTTTTGATTTGCATCATCATCCTTATCTTTACCACTATGCAAATCAACAAATGGCGACTTTTTTGGCTTCATTATGCTATCATTCTTCTCTTTTTGCTATTATGGACTTTTGCTCTAAATGATTATCTCTGGATTTATCGCACTGAACATGTAAACGCCTTTATCCCCTGGCAATCTATTCTAATAGACTTATTTGCCAACAAAAATGCCCCCTTTATCAATGCATTTTTGTTGACTTCAATATCAATGTACTTTTACTTGTATATTTTTCAGGATTTGCTTCAAAAACAGTTTAAAAGTTTTGTAATTAAATTTTACTTATTCCTCGGATTTTTGATATTTCTTCAAATCATTCTTTGGGCTTTTCACGATTGGTTGCTGTTTAATTACACTTACGAATATGAAAAAAATCTGGCATGGATAGAGACTCAAAAAAATAATGGTAATCTGTTTCGTCCATTTTTTCCTCTTTTAGTGGATTCTTTTACGATTCTTACTCAAAACGGATTCGTAAGTATGTTACTTGGACTGAGGATTGATGATATTATTTTTTATCTCCTCTACACCGCCTTCTTTACCCTCATCATGTACGTTTGGCAAAGCCGCCGGCGGGAGGCAGAATTGGAAAAACTACAACGCGAAACGGAAATCCAGTCGTTGAAGGCGCAGTTGAACCCGCATTTTTTGTTCAATTCGCTCAATACCATTTACGGTTCGGCTCTCACGGAAAAAGATACCTCAACGGCGCAGTTGGTCCAACAGCTTTCAGGGATTTTGCGGCACAGTGTCGAGGAAGTGCAGCAGGAAAAAACGGATATTCAAAAAGAACTGATGTTTATTGAAAAGTACATCGCACTTCAACGCGCCCGCTTGCCGGAGCACCCCAATGTTTCGATTCAATCCACGCTGTTTTGGGACCAAGAACCCGCCGACATTGCGCCGCTGCTGCTGATTCCGTTGATCGAAAATGCGTTTCAGTATGGCGTCAGCATTGATGAGCCGAGCTTTGTGCGCGTGGACTTGCGAGTGGAAGACCGAACACTGCACCTTACCGTAAAAAACAGTATTACAACTCACCACTCCGAAAAAAAAGGCGCGGGAACGGGTTTGAAAAATACCGAAAAACGCTTGGCGTTGCTTTATCCTGACCGGTATTCATTACATTGTGGCCGACAACAAGATACCTTTGAAATTGATTTGACCCTTCAGCTGTAAGCTATGAAAATCTCCTGCATCGCCATTGACGACGAACCAGCCTCCTTGGCCGTTATTGAGCAATACGCAGAGCTGGTACCGTTTCTGGCCTTGAAACGTACGTTTGTGAGCGTCAAAGAAGCATTGGCTTTTCTCAAAAATGAGCGGGTGGATTGTGTTTTTTTAGATGTAAAAATGCCCGATATGCCCGGTACGGAACTGGCGCGTATCCTGCGCGGACAAACGCAGATCATATTCATCACGGCCTATTCCGAGTATGCCGTGCAGGGTTTTGAAGTACAGGCCATTGATTATCTGCTGAAACCCATCGAATTTGACCGCTTTTTGCAGGCGGTCAATCGGGTTCATGCGCACCTCAGCCAACGCATAGAAGGCCAAAGTTCTATCTTTGTCAAGGAAGGCTACGATTGGGTACGGGTGTCTTTGAATGAGATTCTGTACATTCAGTCCGACACGAATCTGCTGTTTATTTACGAGCAAAATCGCCGCGTCATCACGCGCATGACCATGACCGAGATGTTGAGCTTATTACCGTCGGAGCGATTCATCCGCGTTCATAAATCGTTCATTGTCGCGATTGAAGCCATCCAAAAAATAGAACGCCATCAACTCACCTTGGCCAAAGGAAATGTGCCGATCGGCGAACTGTACCGCGAGGGCTTAGAGCGGTTGCTGTTGCGATAAAAAAAGAGAGCCGCCCTTTTATTTGGCGGCTCTCTTCGTACATATTACTTTAATTCAGTGATTTACACCAACTCTCCATACAACGCCTCACGCTGCGCTTTTACGCGATCGTCGGTGATGTATTCGTCGTAGGTCATGAGTTTATCAATGATGCCGTTCGGCGTAACTTCGATGATGCGATTGGCGACCGTTTGAATGAATTGGTGGTCGTGCGAATAAAACATCATCGCACCTTTGAACTCGATTAAACCGTTGTTAAGCGCGGTGATGGATTCCAGGTCCAAGTGGTTGGTGGGGTCGTCGAGGGTCAGGAAGTTGGAGCCCGAAAGCATCATTTTCGAGAGCATACAACGTACCTTTTCACCGCCTGAAAGCACACTGGCTTTTTTGAGCGATTCTTCGCCCGAAAACAGCATGCGTCCTAAAAATCCGCGAATAAAGCTCTCGTCTTTTTCTTTGGAAAACTGACGCAGCCAATCCACTAGGTTGTCATCGGTTTGGAAATAATGGTCGCTGTCTTTCGGAAAATACGCATTGGTGACCGTTACGCCCCATTTAAAATCGCCCGAATCAGGTTTGATTTGCTCCTGAAGAATCTCAAACAACGCCGTGATGGCCAAGGTATTGCGCCCGATAAAGGCCACTTTATCTTCCCGATTCAGACGGAACGTGACGTTCTCAAACAGTTTGGTTCCGTCTTCGGCGGTTTTGGAAAGACCTTCTACGCTCAATACCTGATCACCGATTTCGCGCTCAGGTTTGAAATTGATGTAAGGATACTTACGCGACGAAGGCTTGATTTCGTCGACGTTGAGTTTCTCCAACATTTTCTGCCGTGCCGTTGCCTGCTTCGACTTGGCGACGTTGGCACTGAAACGACGAATAAATTCCTCCAATTCTTTCCGCTTCTCGTCCGATTTCTTGTTTTGGTCGGCGCGTTGTTTCAACGCCAATTGGCTTGATTCGTACCAGAAGGTATAGTTACCGCCGTACATCTGCACCTTGCTGAAGTCAATATCTACCACGTGCGTACACACTTGGTCGAGGAAGTGGCGGTCGTGGGAAACCACGATGACGATGTTCTTGAAGTTGTTCAAAAAGTTTTCCAACCACATCACCGTTTCCACGTCAAGGTTGTTGGTAGGCTCATCCAACAGCAAAATATCAGGGTTGCCGAAAAGAGTCTGGGCCAATAACACCCGCACTTTTTGGCTAGGATCGAGGTCGGTCATTTGGGCATAATGCAGGTCTTCTTTGATGCCCAATCCACTCAATAGAGAGGCGGCTTCTGGCTCGGCTTCCCAGCCGTCCAACTCGGCAAATTCGGCTTCCAAGTCGGCGGCTTTTTCGCCGTCGGCTTCCGTAAAATCTTCTTTGGCGTAGATGGCGTCTTTTTCCATCATGATGTCATAGAGGCGTTTGTGCCCCATGATCACCGTTTGCAACACCTGAAACTCGTCAAACTCAAACTGATTTTGTTTCAGTACGGCCATGCGTTGGCCGGGCGTAATGGCAACCGTACCCGTCTGCGG encodes:
- a CDS encoding sensor histidine kinase — protein: MLLGLRIDDIIFYLLYTAFFTLIMYVWQSRRREAELEKLQRETEIQSLKAQLNPHFLFNSLNTIYGSALTEKDTSTAQLVQQLSGILRHSVEEVQQEKTDIQKELMFIEKYIALQRARLPEHPNVSIQSTLFWDQEPADIAPLLLIPLIENAFQYGVSIDEPSFVRVDLRVEDRTLHLTVKNSITTHHSEKKGAGTGLKNTEKRLALLYPDRYSLHCGRQQDTFEIDLTLQL
- a CDS encoding LytR/AlgR family response regulator transcription factor, which encodes MKISCIAIDDEPASLAVIEQYAELVPFLALKRTFVSVKEALAFLKNERVDCVFLDVKMPDMPGTELARILRGQTQIIFITAYSEYAVQGFEVQAIDYLLKPIEFDRFLQAVNRVHAHLSQRIEGQSSIFVKEGYDWVRVSLNEILYIQSDTNLLFIYEQNRRVITRMTMTEMLSLLPSERFIRVHKSFIVAIEAIQKIERHQLTLAKGNVPIGELYREGLERLLLR
- a CDS encoding ABC-F family ATP-binding cassette domain-containing protein, with the protein product MITVSNVSLRYGKRVLFDEVNIKFNPGNCYGVIGANGAGKSTFLKILSGEIDPQTGTVAITPGQRMAVLKQNQFEFDEFQVLQTVIMGHKRLYDIMMEKDAIYAKEDFTEADGEKAADLEAEFAELDGWEAEPEAASLLSGLGIKEDLHYAQMTDLDPSQKVRVLLAQTLFGNPDILLLDEPTNNLDVETVMWLENFLNNFKNIVIVVSHDRHFLDQVCTHVVDIDFSKVQMYGGNYTFWYESSQLALKQRADQNKKSDEKRKELEEFIRRFSANVAKSKQATARQKMLEKLNVDEIKPSSRKYPYINFKPEREIGDQVLSVEGLSKTAEDGTKLFENVTFRLNREDKVAFIGRNTLAITALFEILQEQIKPDSGDFKWGVTVTNAYFPKDSDHYFQTDDNLVDWLRQFSKEKDESFIRGFLGRMLFSGEESLKKASVLSGGEKVRCMLSKMMLSGSNFLTLDDPTNHLDLESITALNNGLIEFKGAMMFYSHDHQFIQTVANRIIEVTPNGIIDKLMTYDEYITDDRVKAQREALYGELV